Genomic segment of Anaeromusa acidaminophila DSM 3853:
TGTTATACGCCGTTTTGTACGGTGGTGGTGGCGTTCTTCTTGGCGGAAATGGGAGATAAGACGCAGTTGGCCACAGTCGCCTTAGCGGCGCAGTATCAAGAAATTATACCGGTTTGGATGGGGACGACTACAGGTATGATGATTGCCGACGGCATGGCGATTGTTGTGGGCGGCATGCTGCTTAAGCGCCTGCCGGAGCAGGCGGTCAAGTGGACAGCGGCGGTTATCTTTGTGCTTTTTGGTATCTACGGGCTGCATGAATCGTTGCCAGCTCCCTGGAATGCGCCAGTATTTTTAGGGGCAGTGGCTGTGGTGAGCGCTGTTTTGATGGGCTTGGTGCATCGCTGGCAATGCAGAGTCTCGCAAGAGAGCAA
This window contains:
- a CDS encoding TMEM165/GDT1 family protein, translating into MTAFLAAMIFVVLAEMGDKTQLLALALAGRYSWKTVMSGILVATLLNHLLAVLAGHYLQYVMPMMYVQIAAAVSFIFFGIWTIRGDELGDADKATCYTPFCTVVVAFFLAEMGDKTQLATVALAAQYQEIIPVWMGTTTGMMIADGMAIVVGGMLLKRLPEQAVKWTAAVIFVLFGIYGLHESLPAPWNAPVFLGAVAVVSAVLMGLVHRWQCRVSQESNSNS